A section of the Mastomys coucha isolate ucsf_1 unplaced genomic scaffold, UCSF_Mcou_1 pScaffold15, whole genome shotgun sequence genome encodes:
- the LOC116092149 gene encoding olfactory receptor 10AG1-like: MTWTLTKSYLQMIHEEVEAEGNVSRVLQFVLLGFSALPNLQGILSVLFSIVYMIILTGNCLIILVTRIDHTLQKPMYFFLANFSSLEIFYVSVTIPRILFNIWTQDRNISVLACAVQMCFFLILGTDECFLLAVMSYDRYVAICNPLHYPLVMNSKKCIQLAAGSWLSGIPIQIGQTFGIFSMHFCNSNEIDHFFCDIPPILKLACGDTSVHELSVYVVVMVVAALPFILVLTSYSRIIATILRLPTATGRAKAFSTCSSHLLVVVLFYGSGTITYLRPKFMHSPGTDKLLSLFYTIVTPMFNPLIYSLRNKEVIIALRKLILQK, encoded by the coding sequence ATGACTTGGACTCTGACTAAATCATACCTACAGATGATACATGAAGAAGTTGAAGCAGAAGGCAACGTTTCTAGAGTACTTCAATTTGTCCTGCTGGGATTCTCTGCTCTTCCCAACCTCCAAGGGATTCTATCTGTACTGTTCTCCATTGTTTACATGATTATCCTCACCGGCAATTGCCTCATCATATTAGTAACTAGGATTGACCATACATTGCAGAAACCCATGTATTTTTTCCTGGCAAATTTTTCCTCTCTGGAAATCTTTTATGTATCAGTTACTATCCCAAGAATTCTGTTCAACATTTGGACACAGGATAGAAACATTTCTGTGCTGGCTTGTGCTGTGCAGATGTGTTTCTTCCTAATATTGGGGACTGATGAGTGTTTTCTCCTAGCTGTGATGTCCTATGATCGCTATGTGGCCATTTGTAACCCTTTACACTACCCTTTGGTCATGAACTCAAAAAAATGCATACAGCTGGCAGCAGGCTCCTGGCTTAGTGGTATCCCAATTCAGATTGGACAAACCTTCGGGATATTCTCTATGCATTTCTGCAATTCTAATGAAATAGACCACTTCTTCTGTGACATACCACCAATTCTCAAGCTGGCTTGTGGGGACACTTCAGTGCATGAACTGTCTGTCTATGTGGTTGTTATGGTGGTGGCTGCACTCCCCTTCATACTGGTGCTTACATCTTACAGCAGAATCATTGCCACCATCCTGAGGTTGCCAACAGCCACAGGGCGGGCAAAAGCCTTCTCCACATGTTCTTCCCACCTGCTGGTGGTGGTATTGTTCTATGGGTCTGGTACCATTACATACTTGAGGCCAAAGTTCATGCATTCTCCTGGAACTGACAAACTGCTGTCTCTGTTCTATACCATTGTGACTCCCATGTTCAATCCCTTAatatacagcctgaggaacaaGGAGGTGATTATTGCTCTAAGAAAACTAATACTCCAAAAATAG